A portion of the candidate division Zixibacteria bacterium HGW-Zixibacteria-1 genome contains these proteins:
- the xseB gene encoding exodeoxyribonuclease VII small subunit, which produces MAAEKKKFKDFESALTRLDEITRQLESGEIKLEESIALYSEGVEIAAFCSKTLSGAENKIMKLKEQQEKLVEVPFDEEEDGD; this is translated from the coding sequence ATGGCTGCGGAAAAGAAGAAATTTAAGGACTTTGAATCGGCCCTGACCCGGCTTGATGAAATCACCCGCCAACTGGAGTCGGGCGAGATTAAACTTGAAGAATCCATTGCGCTGTATTCCGAAGGGGTCGAAATTGCCGCCTTTTGCAGCAAAACGCTTTCAGGGGCGGAAAATAAAATCATGAAGTTGAAAGAACAGCAGGAGAAACTGGTCGAAGTTCCTTTTGATGAGGAAGAAGATGGCGATTGA
- the dxs gene encoding 1-deoxy-D-xylulose-5-phosphate synthase: MSILDNIKKSSDIKELDDEQLNSLADEIRQEVISAVSQNGGHLASNLGVVELTMALHSVFDIPTDQIVWDVGHQCYVHKILSGRRDRLHTIRKYKGIAGFPKRDESPADPFGAGHASTSISAALGLATARDQQGLNHEVIAVIGDGALSGGLSFEGLNNAGASRKNLLVILNDNEMSISKNVGALSKYLTNIMTDKRFNKLRDEIWELTGRFKRRDKIRAMVSDIEKSIKGLFVPGYLFDKLGFRYFGPIDGHDLPLLKKTLTQIKSISGPRLLHVVTVKGKGFAPAEANATKFHGIGAFDKITGETNSKSSLPGYTRIFGDTMIELAEKDKRIVAITAAMSAGTGLTGFAEKFPDRFFDVGIAEGHATCFASGLAAGGIRPYVAIYSTFLQRAYDQIIHDAALQKLPVVFCIDRAGLVGDDGPTHHGCFDLSYLSVVPNMTIMSPKDGDEFRSMLHTIAGRELDGPCAVRYPRGSVPYPMTGELENIEWGRWQQISQTGEIAVIGVGTMFEVAKSAQEMLKDRREVALINARFIKPLDTEMLNNCIKNYRQIITIEENGYIGGLGQMIGNYLLQNGFKGGFHSFAIPDRFISQGTRKILLDEIGLNADTLVRYIDDIYNDRRTILEKLHLKKGAMKINAVAVNGNYGESSAK; encoded by the coding sequence ATGAGTATTCTGGATAACATAAAAAAGTCTTCCGATATAAAAGAACTCGATGATGAGCAGTTGAATTCGCTTGCTGACGAAATCCGTCAGGAAGTTATCTCGGCTGTCTCGCAAAACGGCGGGCATCTGGCCTCAAATCTCGGTGTGGTCGAGTTGACTATGGCGCTGCATTCGGTCTTCGATATCCCGACCGATCAGATTGTCTGGGATGTCGGGCATCAATGTTATGTGCATAAGATTCTTTCCGGTCGGCGCGATCGGCTTCATACCATAAGAAAATACAAAGGGATCGCCGGCTTCCCCAAAAGGGACGAGTCCCCGGCCGACCCGTTCGGTGCGGGGCATGCCTCGACTTCGATCTCGGCTGCACTCGGTCTGGCCACCGCCCGCGACCAGCAGGGATTAAACCATGAAGTGATTGCGGTTATCGGCGATGGAGCTTTATCGGGCGGCCTTTCGTTTGAGGGGCTTAATAACGCCGGAGCTTCCCGAAAAAATCTCTTGGTCATTCTCAATGACAACGAAATGTCGATCTCCAAAAATGTCGGGGCGCTTTCCAAATATCTGACCAATATCATGACCGATAAACGGTTCAATAAACTCCGCGACGAAATCTGGGAATTGACCGGCCGGTTCAAACGCCGCGATAAAATCCGCGCCATGGTTTCGGATATCGAAAAATCCATCAAGGGCCTGTTTGTTCCGGGTTATCTCTTTGATAAACTTGGGTTTCGGTATTTCGGTCCGATTGACGGGCACGATCTCCCATTGCTGAAAAAGACCCTTACGCAAATCAAGAGTATTTCCGGCCCGAGGCTGCTTCATGTTGTCACCGTCAAGGGAAAGGGTTTTGCCCCGGCTGAGGCCAATGCCACCAAATTTCATGGAATCGGCGCCTTCGATAAAATTACCGGTGAAACCAATTCCAAATCAAGCCTGCCGGGATATACCAGGATTTTTGGCGATACCATGATCGAGCTGGCTGAAAAAGATAAGCGGATTGTGGCCATTACGGCAGCCATGTCCGCCGGCACCGGCCTGACCGGCTTTGCCGAAAAATTCCCCGATCGGTTTTTTGATGTCGGTATTGCCGAGGGGCACGCCACCTGTTTTGCATCCGGTTTGGCCGCCGGAGGCATCAGACCTTATGTGGCCATCTATTCCACTTTTCTGCAGCGTGCCTACGATCAGATCATACATGATGCCGCCCTTCAGAAACTCCCGGTTGTCTTTTGCATCGACCGGGCCGGACTGGTCGGCGATGACGGCCCGACGCATCATGGCTGTTTCGATCTGTCGTATCTGTCCGTCGTACCCAATATGACTATCATGTCGCCCAAAGACGGCGATGAGTTCCGCTCCATGCTTCATACAATCGCCGGGCGCGAGCTCGACGGGCCGTGCGCCGTTCGATATCCTCGCGGGTCGGTGCCGTATCCCATGACCGGTGAATTGGAAAATATCGAGTGGGGCAGATGGCAGCAGATAAGCCAAACCGGCGAAATCGCCGTAATCGGTGTCGGCACTATGTTCGAAGTCGCCAAGAGCGCGCAGGAAATGTTGAAGGACCGCCGCGAAGTGGCCCTTATCAATGCCCGTTTTATCAAACCGCTCGATACGGAGATGCTTAATAATTGCATCAAAAATTACCGGCAGATCATTACCATCGAAGAAAACGGCTATATCGGCGGACTGGGGCAGATGATCGGAAATTACCTGTTGCAGAACGGATTTAAAGGCGGGTTCCATTCTTTTGCCATCCCGGACAGATTTATCTCGCAGGGGACGCGCAAGATACTTCTCGATGAGATCGGTCTCAATGCCGATACACTGGTGCGGTACATCGACGATATCTATAACGATCGCCGCACAATTCTGGAAAAATTGCACCTCAAAAAAGGCGCCATGAAAATCAACGCGGTTGCCGTCAATGGCAACTATGGCGAATCATCAGCTAAATAA
- a CDS encoding NAD(+) kinase (catalyzes the phosphorylation of NAD to NADP), translating into MRFGIIANFGRPDAAEAVNFILEWCENNGHEAFVCENVVTGPMMEVRTVPRKELCVNSDAVISLGGDGTMLATARAIAEQEIPILGINLGYLGFLTQLTPEQLGGALKRVAANDYQIEERMLLKTNVIDGPQLDSQFALNDVVIDKGAVSRVINLSLYANDEYICSYTADGLIVATPTGSTAYSLAVGGPILNPNMNAFIASPISPFSLTSRPMVFPADVTLEVRIRSEHGNANLTVDGQVATNFSPTGTIRITRARHVVKFIKFEEFSFYDILRRKLHWGRLPVVDYEKADLLKKTDRNNRQ; encoded by the coding sequence ATGCGATTTGGGATAATTGCAAACTTCGGCCGCCCCGATGCCGCCGAGGCGGTTAACTTTATTCTCGAATGGTGCGAAAATAACGGGCATGAAGCCTTTGTCTGCGAGAATGTCGTCACCGGCCCCATGATGGAAGTCCGCACCGTTCCGCGCAAAGAATTATGCGTCAACTCCGATGCCGTTATCTCGCTGGGCGGCGACGGGACCATGCTGGCCACGGCGCGCGCCATCGCCGAACAGGAGATACCCATTCTGGGTATCAACCTCGGCTACCTCGGTTTTCTGACCCAATTGACACCGGAGCAACTGGGCGGCGCCCTGAAGCGGGTGGCGGCCAATGATTACCAGATCGAGGAGCGGATGCTTCTCAAGACCAATGTCATCGATGGGCCGCAGCTTGATTCTCAGTTTGCACTAAATGATGTCGTCATCGACAAGGGCGCCGTCAGCCGTGTCATCAATTTGAGTTTATATGCCAATGATGAGTACATCTGTTCGTACACTGCCGATGGGTTGATTGTTGCGACGCCGACCGGTTCGACAGCCTACTCGCTGGCGGTCGGCGGGCCGATTCTCAATCCCAATATGAATGCTTTTATTGCCTCGCCCATTTCACCCTTTTCGCTGACCTCGCGGCCGATGGTGTTTCCGGCTGATGTTACGCTGGAAGTGCGTATCCGCTCGGAGCATGGCAATGCCAATCTGACCGTTGACGGGCAGGTCGCGACTAATTTTTCGCCGACCGGGACGATAAGGATCACCCGCGCCAGGCATGTCGTCAAATTTATCAAGTTCGAAGAATTCTCGTTTTACGATATTTTGCGGCGGAAGCTCCACTGGGGGAGACTGCCGGTGGTCGATTACGAAAAAGCCGACCTGTTGAAAAAGACCGACCGCAACAACCGGCAATGA
- a CDS encoding exodeoxyribonuclease VII large subunit, with protein MVVQQSEEKIYTVTALTRLIKYALEESFPEIWVEGEVSNYIHHSSGHRYLVLKDENAVIKLTIWRSLGQYLRFEPENGMKVRAFGSVTVYEKGGNYQLNVRKLLPVGVGELEVAFRQLYKKLAGEGLFEESLKQPLPEYPMTIGIVTSPTGAAVRDIINIARRRNDSVKLILYPALVQGEGAAESIIAGINYFNSRDDIDVIIIGRGGGSLEDLWAFNEEPLVRAVVASKKPIVSGVGHEIDTTLADLAADLRAPTPSAAAELVIWDKRTLIQDLTDYLSQMSYSLEMFIKRHRTTLVQYMNRPVYQRPENSVREREQTLDNLMRHFENAGKNLLEKKKNILSLSLSRLESLSPLAILKRGYAVLMKLPGGETVKSVEAITGGDMVEAVLQDGSVTALIKEIKRA; from the coding sequence TTGGTTGTGCAGCAATCGGAAGAGAAAATATATACCGTAACCGCCCTCACCCGGCTGATAAAATACGCCCTCGAGGAATCCTTCCCCGAAATATGGGTGGAAGGGGAGGTCTCCAATTATATCCACCATTCTTCGGGCCATCGTTACCTGGTTCTTAAAGACGAAAACGCCGTCATCAAGCTGACTATCTGGCGCTCACTCGGCCAATATCTCAGATTTGAGCCCGAAAACGGCATGAAAGTCCGGGCTTTCGGCAGTGTTACCGTTTATGAAAAGGGGGGCAATTATCAGCTAAATGTAAGAAAGCTGCTGCCGGTCGGGGTTGGTGAGCTTGAAGTCGCTTTTCGGCAGCTTTATAAAAAGCTGGCCGGGGAGGGGCTTTTTGAAGAATCGCTCAAGCAGCCATTGCCCGAATACCCGATGACCATCGGAATTGTCACTTCGCCCACCGGCGCGGCGGTTCGGGACATTATAAATATTGCCCGACGGCGCAATGATTCGGTGAAATTGATTTTGTATCCGGCCCTTGTGCAAGGCGAAGGAGCCGCCGAAAGCATTATCGCCGGCATCAATTATTTCAACAGCCGCGATGATATCGATGTCATCATAATCGGCCGCGGCGGCGGATCGCTGGAAGATTTATGGGCGTTCAACGAGGAGCCGCTGGTCCGGGCGGTGGTGGCTTCGAAAAAGCCGATTGTTTCCGGTGTCGGCCATGAGATCGACACTACGCTGGCCGATCTGGCCGCCGACCTGCGCGCCCCGACACCGTCAGCGGCGGCGGAGCTGGTTATTTGGGATAAAAGGACCTTGATACAGGATCTGACCGACTATTTGTCGCAAATGAGTTATTCGCTGGAGATGTTTATCAAGCGACATCGGACCACTTTGGTCCAGTATATGAACCGCCCGGTCTATCAGAGGCCGGAAAACAGTGTCAGGGAACGGGAGCAGACTCTTGACAACCTTATGCGCCACTTTGAAAATGCTGGAAAAAATTTATTGGAAAAAAAGAAAAACATCTTATCTTTGAGCCTGTCGCGGCTGGAATCGCTGTCTCCGCTGGCGATTCTTAAACGTGGATATGCCGTGCTGATGAAACTGCCGGGTGGGGAAACAGTAAAATCAGTGGAGGCGATAACCGGCGGCGATATGGTCGAGGCTGTTTTGCAGGATGGTTCGGTCACGGCCCTGATAAAAGAGATAAAGCGAGCGTAA
- a CDS encoding geranyl transferase, translating into MRKKMAIDMIPTGIEYLKQKRLEVDALLHEYLPPESDFPQKLHQAMRYSVLAGGKRIRPILCLTSYYACGGNNAAIINPAACSLELVHTYSLIHDDLPCMDDDDLRRGIPTLHKQFDEATAVLAGDAMHDLAFKLIARSGSAEVVSELAMAIGTYGMLGGQMADIEAEGKKVSIDEIKFIHLLKTAALIRSSVRIGSILAGVDDRMLARLSDYGEKIGLAFQIVDDMLDVEGDPQKLGKIVGSDCKNQKATYPGTVGMDKARKDVDKLIDGAIEICHSLDIDANHFMFIARYIGMREN; encoded by the coding sequence ATGAGGAAGAAGATGGCGATTGACATGATCCCGACCGGAATAGAATATCTCAAGCAGAAACGTCTTGAAGTGGATGCTCTTTTGCATGAGTACCTTCCGCCCGAGAGCGATTTTCCGCAAAAATTGCATCAGGCCATGCGTTATTCCGTCCTGGCCGGCGGCAAGCGGATTCGCCCCATCTTATGCCTGACTTCTTATTATGCCTGCGGTGGAAACAATGCCGCTATTATCAATCCGGCCGCCTGCTCGCTGGAACTGGTGCATACCTACTCGCTGATACATGATGATCTGCCGTGCATGGATGATGATGACCTGCGCCGCGGAATACCCACCCTGCATAAGCAATTCGATGAAGCTACCGCTGTCCTGGCCGGTGATGCCATGCATGATCTTGCTTTCAAGCTGATTGCGCGGTCTGGTTCGGCCGAGGTGGTCAGTGAGCTGGCTATGGCTATCGGAACCTATGGCATGCTGGGCGGTCAGATGGCCGATATCGAGGCCGAAGGAAAAAAAGTCAGTATCGATGAAATTAAATTCATTCATCTGCTGAAAACCGCCGCCCTGATAAGATCTTCCGTTCGTATTGGCTCCATCCTGGCCGGAGTGGACGACCGGATGCTGGCCAGGCTGTCCGATTATGGCGAAAAAATCGGCCTTGCTTTCCAAATCGTTGATGATATGCTTGATGTCGAGGGGGACCCGCAGAAACTTGGAAAAATCGTCGGCTCCGATTGTAAGAATCAGAAAGCGACCTATCCCGGAACCGTCGGTATGGACAAAGCCAGAAAAGACGTTGATAAACTGATAGACGGGGCCATTGAAATATGTCACAGTCTTGATATTGATGCGAATCATTTTATGTTTATTGCCCGTTATATTGGTATGAGGGAAAATTGA